Proteins encoded by one window of Ruminococcaceae bacterium R-25:
- a CDS encoding O-acetylhomoserine (thiol)-lyase, which translates to MSNYKFETLQLHVGQEQPDPASDARAVPIYATTSYVFHNSAHAEARFGLADAGNIYGRLTNSTQGVFEDRIAALEGGVAGLAVASGAAAITYVIEALAVKGEHIVAQKTIYGGSENLLAHTLPLYGIETTFVNIHDLDEVKAAIRPNTKALYIETLGNPSSDIPDIEALAKIAHEAGIPLVIDNTFGTPYLIRPIEYGADIVVHSATKFIGGHGTTLGGVIVDSGNFDWAASGKYPWISEPNPSYHGVKFTDAAGKAAFAVYIRAILLRDTGSSISPFAAFLLLQGTETLSLRLERHIENTKKVLDFLTNHPKVEKVFHPSLADHPDHEVYQKYFPNGGGSIFTFNVKGGKKEAFDFIDHLELFSLLANVADVKSLVIHPASTTHSQLSEEELNDVGIYQNTIRLSIGTEHIDDIIADLEKGFAAI; encoded by the coding sequence ATGTCTAACTATAAATTTGAAACTCTCCAGCTCCACGTAGGCCAGGAACAACCCGATCCCGCATCCGATGCACGTGCAGTGCCGATCTACGCAACAACTTCTTACGTTTTCCATAACTCAGCTCACGCAGAAGCACGTTTCGGACTTGCAGACGCAGGCAACATCTACGGCAGACTTACAAACTCCACACAGGGCGTTTTCGAAGACAGAATCGCAGCTCTTGAAGGCGGCGTTGCAGGTCTCGCAGTTGCATCCGGCGCGGCAGCTATCACATATGTAATCGAAGCTCTCGCAGTTAAGGGTGAGCACATCGTAGCTCAGAAGACGATCTACGGCGGTTCCGAGAACCTTCTCGCACACACACTTCCCCTTTATGGTATCGAGACAACATTCGTCAACATCCATGATCTGGACGAAGTAAAGGCTGCAATCAGACCTAATACAAAGGCTCTCTACATTGAGACACTCGGCAACCCTTCATCTGACATCCCGGATATCGAAGCACTTGCTAAGATCGCTCACGAGGCAGGCATCCCGCTCGTTATCGACAACACATTCGGTACACCTTACCTCATCAGACCTATCGAGTACGGTGCAGACATCGTAGTTCACTCTGCTACAAAGTTCATCGGCGGCCACGGCACAACATTGGGCGGCGTTATCGTTGATTCCGGCAACTTCGACTGGGCAGCTTCCGGCAAGTATCCATGGATCTCTGAACCCAACCCCAGCTATCACGGCGTTAAGTTCACAGATGCAGCAGGCAAGGCAGCATTCGCAGTTTATATCAGAGCTATCCTCTTAAGAGATACAGGTTCTTCCATCTCACCTTTCGCAGCATTCCTGCTCCTCCAGGGCACAGAGACTCTGTCCTTGAGACTTGAGCGTCACATCGAGAATACAAAGAAGGTATTGGACTTCCTCACAAATCATCCGAAGGTAGAGAAGGTCTTCCATCCTTCACTTGCAGATCATCCGGATCACGAAGTATATCAGAAGTACTTCCCTAACGGCGGCGGCTCCATCTTCACATTCAACGTAAAGGGCGGCAAGAAGGAGGCATTCGATTTCATCGACCACCTCGAACTGTTCTCACTCCTTGCTAACGTTGCTGACGTTAAGAGCCTTGTTATCCACCCGGCAAGCACAACACACTCACAGCTTTCCGAGGAAGAGCTCAACGACGTAGGCATCTATCAGAACACGATCCGTCTCTCTATCGGTACAGAACACATCGATGACATCATCGCAGACCTCGAAAAGGGCTTCGCTGCCATCTGA
- a CDS encoding 1-acyl-sn-glycerol-3-phosphate acyltransferase, giving the protein MKYLLWLVVILVALFLSYWAFLFICSCFVNTKKLYDKHSRFYRWLLVSSTWHLIFVGRVRFHTKGMEKIPLNRRFLLVCNHRSKLDPITSWYLLKDFDLAFISKEENFKVPCWGRIIRRCCFLPIDRENPRNAMKTIDMAAKLIKDDQVSIAVYPEGTRNFGEGLLPFHNGIFKIAQKANVPVVICGMWGAHEMPKNFPLHGTDIYFEVLDVLTEEQVRTTRCNDIGDYARNLMLSFVEKNQEEEQNVNLRTV; this is encoded by the coding sequence ATGAAATATTTACTTTGGTTGGTCGTTATTCTCGTAGCGCTTTTTTTGTCGTACTGGGCATTCCTTTTCATATGCTCATGCTTCGTAAATACGAAGAAGCTTTACGATAAACACAGCCGCTTTTACAGGTGGCTCCTCGTCAGTTCGACATGGCACCTGATCTTTGTAGGCAGAGTCCGTTTTCACACCAAAGGCATGGAAAAGATCCCTCTGAACCGCAGATTTCTTCTCGTTTGCAACCACCGCTCAAAGTTAGATCCGATCACATCATGGTATCTGCTTAAGGATTTCGATCTCGCATTCATCTCGAAAGAAGAGAACTTTAAGGTTCCCTGCTGGGGCAGGATCATAAGGCGCTGCTGCTTTCTGCCCATCGACCGCGAGAATCCCAGAAACGCAATGAAGACGATCGACATGGCAGCCAAGCTCATAAAGGACGACCAGGTATCGATCGCTGTTTACCCTGAAGGCACGAGAAATTTCGGCGAAGGTCTTCTCCCGTTCCACAACGGGATCTTCAAGATCGCACAGAAAGCAAACGTCCCCGTCGTCATCTGCGGCATGTGGGGAGCTCATGAGATGCCTAAGAATTTCCCGCTTCACGGGACCGATATATATTTCGAAGTTCTGGACGTTCTTACAGAGGAACAGGTCAGGACGACCCGCTGCAACGATATAGGAGATTACGCAAGAAATCTGATGTTGTCATTTGTTGAAAAGAATCAGGAGGAAGAACAGAATGTCAACTTACGTACTGTTTAA
- a CDS encoding GH35 family endo-1,4-beta-xylanase — protein MKKGFIKLVAAALAGMCLLSGCNSLPNGSNGPVEVPTTIKADFTQKEKKGNWIKYGDCKVTLKDGTAVITDRTASNTGIAIPCENYRGNTVKAYVKASSANDSMTLSLKYEFYGNVSYVNIAAGQADEAGITEITGTIQIPDNAQNAMVYLEASDVRDITVSEMEVSIEGEFNNLTGTPVESLEDPSKTASLAAAYADYFKFGVASPATVMTNKNDSFRKLLKTQFNSVTPENELKPDSVLDAAKCKADPAKYNEAPAIHFDAAKPILDYCKKNNIPMRGHTLVWYSQTPSWFFYENYDVNGQLASRELMLKRMESYIDQVTNWCEKNYPGVIYAWDVVNEAAADDGGMRDCYWKQVIGDDYVEKAFEFARKHAPSNVQLFYNDYNEYQTSKQEDILTMLKPVAAAGNIDGMGMQSHISSGLNVDNYIAAAKRYADELGVVIHITELDVTAPKSLNPMYDQGVYMKKFFEAVIAADKAGVPIECVTVWGLTDDMSWKSSTKPLLFYGNLSPKPAYEGVMCALNGGEVTKPADYQEPKTDSTPFVEDYEDQKKIGGPRYSSVQKIVKGGYESDYCLENSEGYAEYDGYSIDVTNYVGHTIKVTFAIKSKAPTCKCTADIDGTWPTIAEVQTGSDEWVLGEGQYTIEEGTPSLTIYFESVDMNPFYLDNVKIEVVD, from the coding sequence ATGAAAAAAGGATTTATCAAACTCGTTGCAGCTGCTCTGGCAGGCATGTGCCTCTTGAGCGGATGTAACTCACTTCCTAACGGATCCAACGGTCCGGTCGAAGTTCCGACAACCATCAAGGCGGACTTCACACAGAAGGAAAAGAAGGGTAACTGGATCAAGTACGGCGACTGCAAAGTTACTCTCAAGGACGGTACAGCTGTAATTACAGACCGTACAGCAAGCAATACGGGTATTGCAATTCCTTGTGAGAACTACAGAGGCAACACGGTAAAGGCCTATGTTAAGGCTTCTTCCGCAAACGATTCCATGACTCTCTCATTGAAGTATGAGTTCTACGGAAACGTTTCCTATGTAAACATCGCAGCAGGCCAGGCTGACGAAGCCGGCATCACCGAGATCACAGGCACTATCCAGATCCCTGACAATGCCCAGAACGCAATGGTATATCTCGAAGCAAGCGATGTCAGAGACATCACGGTTTCCGAGATGGAAGTCAGCATCGAAGGCGAATTCAATAACCTGACAGGCACACCTGTCGAGTCATTGGAAGATCCTTCAAAGACAGCATCACTCGCTGCTGCATATGCTGATTATTTCAAGTTCGGTGTTGCATCTCCTGCAACAGTTATGACGAACAAGAACGATTCTTTCAGAAAGCTCCTCAAGACACAGTTCAACTCAGTAACACCTGAAAACGAGCTCAAGCCTGATTCCGTTCTTGATGCAGCAAAGTGCAAGGCTGATCCCGCAAAGTACAACGAGGCACCTGCTATCCATTTCGATGCAGCTAAGCCTATCCTTGACTACTGCAAGAAGAATAACATCCCTATGAGAGGCCACACTCTCGTTTGGTATTCACAGACACCTTCATGGTTCTTCTATGAGAACTACGATGTAAACGGACAGCTCGCGAGCAGAGAACTCATGCTCAAGAGAATGGAGAGCTATATCGACCAGGTAACCAACTGGTGCGAAAAGAACTACCCCGGCGTTATCTACGCTTGGGACGTAGTAAACGAAGCTGCCGCAGATGATGGGGGAATGAGAGACTGCTACTGGAAGCAGGTAATAGGAGACGATTATGTAGAGAAGGCTTTCGAGTTCGCAAGAAAGCACGCACCTTCCAATGTCCAGCTCTTCTACAACGACTACAACGAGTATCAGACATCAAAGCAGGAAGACATCCTTACAATGCTTAAGCCTGTCGCAGCAGCAGGCAACATCGACGGTATGGGCATGCAGAGCCACATCAGCTCAGGCCTCAATGTCGATAACTACATTGCTGCAGCAAAGAGATATGCAGACGAGCTTGGCGTCGTAATCCACATCACAGAGCTCGACGTCACAGCACCTAAGTCACTTAACCCTATGTACGACCAGGGTGTTTACATGAAGAAGTTCTTCGAAGCAGTCATCGCTGCTGACAAGGCAGGCGTTCCGATCGAGTGCGTAACGGTATGGGGTCTTACAGACGACATGAGCTGGAAGTCTTCCACAAAGCCGTTGCTCTTCTACGGAAACCTCTCACCCAAGCCCGCTTACGAAGGCGTTATGTGCGCTCTTAACGGCGGCGAAGTAACTAAGCCCGCTGACTACCAGGAGCCTAAGACAGACTCAACACCTTTCGTTGAGGACTACGAAGACCAGAAGAAGATCGGCGGCCCGAGATACAGCTCCGTCCAGAAGATCGTCAAGGGCGGCTACGAGAGTGACTACTGTCTCGAAAACTCCGAAGGCTACGCTGAGTACGACGGATATTCCATCGACGTAACCAACTATGTCGGCCACACGATCAAGGTAACATTTGCCATCAAGTCCAAGGCACCTACATGTAAGTGCACAGCAGACATCGACGGCACATGGCCTACGATCGCCGAGGTTCAGACAGGTTCAGACGAGTGGGTATTGGGTGAAGGCCAGTACACGATCGAAGAAGGCACACCGAGCCTCACGATCTATTTCGAGAGTGTCGACATGAATCCTTTCTATCTCGATAACGTAAAGATCGAAGTAGTTGATTAA
- a CDS encoding papain like protease — translation MKSSTIRKIACVLALANMVSALAVTGCNSKDAIDPSGTPEVTEEPAKSVNGIFATIGKDYYVPFQNPEHSYCTINEGYGAPLREQGMGGCYSYAAVTSMQSNYLQKNGELIDINPIDIIYRIYETPEKDKNGQPQYPKEKFYLDTVSPLDLGGDAMRVTGALCADPLNGYLISETAVLGAYNATVKGTPTITEDDVKAAIREHGAICLGINYKKDCKIVNGFYTQNHPTNVEDIDHVATIVGWDDDFPAECFTIPASRNGAWLVQNSFGPFWGNAGYYWVSYDTPLPDLVKYSVTKEYSSAISYGRFAAGAIISTDVVAMIEGGKDPETITLEDISNSNDVTVAIVFEKKGNVAAIGIWTTVPDQPYTIEILDGEFGKVLASTSGSFKTWGYHTVKLDTPVSVKKFTVVLKIAGEYFFEGGPSDTIRVSTAIRKTEAHYEAKTKPGRSFVKVGEEWVDVTDPTLISRLGKDNMGDKFKEAGTIGDPCITVLFK, via the coding sequence ATGAAGAGTTCAACTATCAGGAAGATAGCCTGTGTTCTGGCGCTGGCAAATATGGTCTCAGCGCTGGCTGTAACGGGCTGCAATAGCAAAGATGCAATAGATCCTTCAGGCACGCCTGAAGTCACTGAAGAGCCCGCAAAGAGCGTGAACGGGATCTTTGCCACGATCGGCAAGGATTATTATGTTCCTTTCCAGAATCCCGAGCACAGCTATTGCACGATAAATGAAGGATACGGAGCCCCGTTAAGGGAGCAGGGAATGGGTGGATGCTACAGCTATGCCGCTGTTACTTCGATGCAGTCTAATTACCTTCAGAAGAACGGGGAGCTGATCGATATCAATCCCATTGACATCATCTACCGCATCTATGAAACTCCCGAAAAGGATAAGAACGGACAGCCGCAGTACCCTAAAGAGAAGTTCTACCTCGACACAGTCTCGCCGTTAGATCTCGGAGGCGATGCTATGCGTGTCACAGGTGCTCTCTGCGCAGATCCCTTGAACGGTTACCTTATATCGGAAACAGCTGTTCTTGGCGCTTATAATGCAACTGTTAAGGGCACTCCCACGATAACGGAAGACGATGTCAAAGCAGCTATCAGAGAACACGGCGCGATCTGTCTCGGCATCAACTACAAAAAAGACTGCAAGATCGTAAACGGTTTTTATACGCAGAATCACCCGACCAATGTGGAAGACATTGATCATGTTGCAACGATAGTCGGGTGGGATGACGATTTCCCGGCTGAGTGCTTTACGATCCCTGCATCAAGAAACGGCGCCTGGCTCGTCCAGAACTCCTTCGGACCTTTCTGGGGCAACGCCGGATACTACTGGGTCTCCTACGACACACCGCTCCCTGATCTTGTAAAATACAGCGTTACCAAAGAATATTCCTCCGCCATTTCATACGGCAGATTCGCTGCGGGAGCGATCATATCAACAGATGTCGTAGCTATGATAGAAGGCGGGAAGGATCCTGAGACTATCACGCTTGAAGACATATCAAACAGTAACGATGTAACGGTTGCTATCGTTTTCGAAAAGAAGGGAAATGTCGCAGCAATCGGCATCTGGACCACAGTTCCGGACCAGCCCTATACCATTGAGATCTTAGACGGCGAATTCGGCAAAGTGCTCGCGAGCACAAGCGGATCTTTCAAAACCTGGGGTTATCACACCGTAAAGCTTGATACACCTGTATCAGTAAAGAAATTCACTGTTGTCTTAAAGATCGCAGGCGAGTATTTCTTCGAAGGCGGCCCGTCAGATACGATCAGGGTATCAACCGCTATCCGTAAGACTGAAGCTCATTATGAAGCGAAAACCAAGCCCGGCAGATCCTTCGTTAAGGTCGGCGAAGAGTGGGTCGACGTAACCGATCCCACACTCATTTCGCGCCTTGGAAAAGACAACATGGGCGACAAATTCAAAGAAGCTGGAACGATCGGCGACCCGTGCATAACGGTGCTGTTTAAGTAA
- a CDS encoding DtxR family iron (metal) dependent repressor produces MKNDIAIGKSAEDYLESMIILKEKNGYIRSVDIAGFLGVTKPSVSNAMKRLREEGYIEMNRSGFITVTEKGMEIADKIYTRHKKLTDFFVALGVNEEVAEDDACKIEHDLSDETFEAICNHIEKFGKANKSKKK; encoded by the coding sequence ATGAAAAACGATATCGCAATCGGCAAGTCGGCAGAGGACTATCTTGAGTCCATGATCATTCTTAAGGAGAAGAACGGATATATCCGCTCAGTAGACATCGCAGGTTTCCTTGGCGTTACCAAGCCCAGTGTAAGTAATGCAATGAAGCGCCTCCGCGAGGAAGGCTATATCGAGATGAACCGTTCGGGCTTTATCACGGTTACCGAGAAGGGCATGGAGATCGCTGACAAGATCTACACACGTCATAAGAAGCTCACTGATTTCTTCGTAGCACTCGGTGTAAACGAAGAGGTTGCTGAAGATGATGCATGCAAGATCGAGCATGACTTAAGCGATGAGACTTTCGAAGCCATCTGCAATCACATCGAGAAATTCGGCAAGGCCAATAAGTCAAAAAAGAAGTAA
- a CDS encoding cysteine synthase A, translating to MTKIYTSADQLIGKTPLLELTHLEKALGLEAKVVAKLEYFNPAGSVKDRIAKAIIEDAEATGRLKEGSVIIEPTSGNTGIGLASVAAAKGYRLIITMPETMSVERRQLIKAYGAELVLTEGSKGMKGAIAKAEELQKEIPNSIIAGQFVNPANPKAHKETTGPEIWEDTDGEVDIFVAGVGTGGTVTGVGEFLKSQKASVKVVAVEPADSPVLSKGTAGAHKIQGIGAGFVPDVLNTAVYDEVIPVTNDDAFATGKLLGKSEGVLVGISSGAALWAAIELAKRPENKGKTIVALLPDTGDRYLSTPLFQD from the coding sequence ATGACTAAAATCTATACATCCGCAGATCAACTTATCGGCAAGACACCTTTGCTCGAACTCACACATCTTGAGAAAGCTTTAGGCCTTGAAGCAAAAGTCGTTGCAAAACTTGAATATTTCAATCCTGCAGGAAGCGTTAAGGACCGTATCGCAAAGGCGATCATTGAGGACGCAGAAGCTACAGGCAGACTTAAGGAAGGCAGCGTAATCATCGAGCCGACAAGCGGTAATACAGGAATCGGACTCGCTTCCGTAGCGGCAGCTAAGGGCTACAGACTTATCATCACAATGCCTGAGACGATGAGCGTTGAGAGAAGACAGCTCATCAAGGCTTACGGTGCAGAGCTTGTTCTCACCGAAGGCTCAAAGGGCATGAAGGGTGCAATCGCAAAGGCTGAGGAACTCCAGAAAGAGATCCCTAACAGCATCATCGCAGGCCAGTTCGTTAACCCCGCAAATCCGAAGGCTCACAAAGAGACTACAGGTCCTGAAATCTGGGAAGACACAGACGGCGAAGTTGATATCTTCGTTGCAGGCGTAGGCACAGGCGGAACAGTAACAGGTGTAGGTGAATTCTTAAAGTCACAGAAGGCATCTGTAAAGGTCGTAGCAGTCGAACCTGCTGATTCTCCCGTTCTGAGTAAGGGCACTGCCGGTGCGCACAAGATCCAGGGTATCGGCGCAGGCTTCGTACCTGACGTTCTCAACACAGCTGTATATGATGAAGTTATCCCTGTTACTAACGATGATGCATTTGCCACAGGCAAGCTCTTAGGCAAGAGCGAAGGCGTACTCGTAGGCATCTCATCCGGTGCAGCCCTCTGGGCAGCTATCGAGCTCGCTAAGCGTCCCGAGAACAAGGGCAAGACGATCGTAGCATTGCTCCCTGACACAGGTGACAGATATCTCTCTACACCGTTATTCCAGGATTGA
- a CDS encoding Mg2+ transporter MgtE, with amino-acid sequence MAEKEIRRDYQDEIISLMRGNDSPRVIHYKLEDYHASDIAQILEELSDQERKKLFRVCGKSLLAEAFECLEEEQVSAYLNEMDIRRAAAVVAELETDTAANVLRELEKERRGLIIDALDTEVRKEISIIASYDEDEIGSRMTANFITIGLNLTVKQAMTELVTQAEENDNISTIFVQDDEGLFYGALTLKDLITARSTTDLNTLIVTSFPYVYANEQIDECIEKLKDYSEDLIPVLDEDNKILGVITSQSIVEVVDDELGEDYVKFAGLIAEEDLKEPLGQSIRKRMPWLLVLLCLGMIVSTLVGAFEAVIAQLTIIMAFQSLILDMAGNVGTQSLAVTIRVLTDENLTAAQKFKLVFKESKVGLSVGLILGIASVILIGVYLMVLKHKEPVFAFAVSGCIGVSLLISMIFSSIIGTLIPLFFKKINIDPAVASGPLITTVNDLIAVGCYYGMSWLLLINVMQLHAM; translated from the coding sequence ATGGCAGAGAAGGAAATAAGAAGAGATTATCAGGACGAGATAATCTCGCTGATGAGGGGTAACGATTCCCCAAGGGTAATTCATTACAAGTTAGAAGATTATCACGCGAGTGACATCGCGCAGATCTTAGAGGAGCTTTCCGACCAGGAGAGAAAAAAGCTCTTCAGAGTCTGCGGCAAGTCTCTGCTCGCGGAAGCATTCGAGTGTCTGGAAGAAGAGCAGGTAAGTGCCTATCTCAACGAGATGGACATCAGACGTGCTGCGGCAGTAGTTGCTGAGCTCGAGACGGATACTGCTGCGAACGTATTGCGTGAACTTGAGAAAGAGAGACGCGGACTCATTATCGATGCTCTCGATACTGAAGTCCGTAAAGAGATCAGCATCATCGCATCCTACGATGAAGACGAGATCGGTTCAAGGATGACCGCGAACTTCATCACGATCGGCTTGAACCTTACGGTCAAGCAGGCGATGACAGAGCTCGTAACCCAGGCTGAAGAGAACGATAACATCTCGACGATCTTCGTTCAGGATGACGAGGGACTCTTCTACGGCGCTCTCACATTAAAGGATTTGATCACGGCAAGGAGCACAACGGACTTAAACACGCTGATAGTTACGTCGTTCCCTTACGTTTACGCTAACGAACAGATCGATGAGTGTATCGAGAAGCTCAAGGACTATTCGGAGGACTTGATCCCTGTACTTGATGAAGATAACAAGATCTTAGGCGTTATCACATCGCAGAGTATCGTAGAAGTTGTCGATGATGAGCTCGGTGAAGACTACGTTAAGTTCGCCGGACTTATTGCAGAAGAAGACCTGAAGGAACCTTTGGGCCAGAGTATCAGGAAGAGAATGCCTTGGCTTCTCGTCCTCTTGTGCCTCGGCATGATCGTATCAACTCTGGTAGGTGCTTTCGAGGCAGTAATCGCACAGCTTACGATCATCATGGCATTCCAGTCCCTGATCCTCGACATGGCAGGTAACGTCGGTACACAGTCGCTTGCTGTCACGATCAGAGTATTGACCGACGAGAACCTGACTGCAGCGCAGAAGTTCAAGCTGGTATTCAAGGAATCAAAGGTCGGTCTTTCAGTAGGTCTTATTTTAGGTATCGCATCGGTGATCCTTATCGGTGTTTACCTTATGGTCCTCAAGCACAAGGAACCTGTATTTGCATTTGCTGTAAGCGGATGCATCGGCGTATCTTTGCTCATATCGATGATATTCTCGTCCATCATCGGCACATTGATCCCGCTGTTCTTCAAGAAGATCAATATTGACCCTGCGGTAGCTTCAGGCCCCCTGATCACGACAGTTAACGACCTTATTGCCGTAGGCTGCTACTACGGAATGAGCTGGCTTTTGCTGATCAACGTCATGCAGCTTCACGCTATGTAA
- a CDS encoding NUDIX domain-containing protein → MRCLFEIDLKDYEGCTKVFRRPSARAVILKGDKIALVYATEEKYYKFPGGGIHEDEDKKEALIREVREETGLNVIPESIREYGSVLRKQKSEKADDTVFEQENYYYLCETEDTCGAQDLDEYEKDAGFMLVYADIDEAIKTNGLFTSDSKVDEIMIDRERRVLEMIKEEFFG, encoded by the coding sequence ATGAGATGTCTGTTTGAAATCGATCTTAAAGACTACGAAGGCTGCACAAAGGTGTTCAGAAGGCCTTCCGCCAGAGCTGTGATCCTTAAGGGCGACAAAATCGCGCTCGTGTACGCCACGGAAGAAAAATACTATAAGTTCCCCGGCGGCGGCATTCACGAAGATGAGGATAAGAAAGAAGCGCTCATCAGAGAGGTCAGGGAAGAGACAGGCCTTAATGTTATTCCGGAAAGCATCAGGGAATATGGCAGCGTTTTAAGAAAGCAAAAGAGCGAGAAGGCTGACGATACGGTTTTCGAACAGGAGAACTACTACTATCTTTGTGAGACTGAAGACACCTGCGGCGCCCAGGATCTTGATGAATACGAGAAGGATGCCGGCTTCATGCTCGTATATGCCGATATCGATGAGGCGATAAAGACAAACGGTTTATTCACGAGCGACAGCAAAGTAGACGAGATCATGATCGACCGCGAGAGAAGAGTCCTGGAGATGATCAAAGAGGAATTCTTCGGCTGA
- a CDS encoding diacylglycerol kinase family enzyme → MSTYVLFNMASGNGTGKEKADDLKTFLRGKKAVYKDVTKISDWESFFAELNYREDEVILCGGDGTLNHFINDTDGLKYSIPLYYYPTGSGNDFWNDIGKKPGDNPVRIEQYLKDLPFVEVNGMKKRFINGIGYGIDGYCCEVGDQQRAAGNKKIDYAGIAIKGLLFHYKPTNAEIEVDGQHYSYKKVWLAPSMNGRYYGGGMIATPAQDRLGKDRLLSLLIFHGSGKIPTLAIFPSIFKGKHVDHKKNVEVKTGHRIKVTFDRPVALQIDGETVLNVKTYTAYKE, encoded by the coding sequence ATGTCAACTTACGTACTGTTTAACATGGCTTCCGGCAACGGAACAGGTAAGGAAAAAGCTGATGATCTCAAGACTTTCCTTCGCGGCAAGAAGGCCGTGTACAAAGACGTTACCAAGATATCTGACTGGGAGAGCTTTTTCGCTGAATTAAACTACAGGGAAGACGAAGTCATCCTGTGCGGCGGCGACGGTACGTTAAATCACTTCATCAACGACACTGACGGCTTAAAATACAGCATCCCCCTCTATTACTATCCGACAGGAAGCGGCAATGACTTCTGGAACGATATCGGCAAGAAGCCCGGCGATAATCCGGTCAGGATCGAGCAGTACCTGAAGGACCTTCCTTTTGTTGAAGTTAATGGCATGAAGAAACGCTTCATAAACGGCATCGGCTACGGCATCGACGGTTACTGCTGTGAAGTCGGCGACCAGCAGAGAGCTGCCGGAAACAAGAAGATCGACTACGCCGGCATCGCCATCAAGGGCCTGCTTTTCCACTATAAGCCCACAAACGCAGAGATCGAAGTCGACGGACAGCATTACTCCTACAAGAAGGTATGGCTCGCTCCTTCGATGAACGGCCGTTATTACGGCGGCGGTATGATCGCAACACCTGCCCAAGACAGATTAGGCAAGGACAGACTTCTCTCGCTCCTTATCTTCCACGGCAGCGGAAAAATCCCGACACTTGCTATCTTCCCTTCCATCTTCAAGGGCAAGCACGTAGATCACAAAAAGAACGTTGAGGTCAAGACAGGCCACAGGATCAAGGTCACATTCGACAGGCCGGTCGCTCTCCAGATCGACGGCGAGACAGTGCTGAACGTCAAGACGTATACAGCTTATAAGGAATAA